From Lathamus discolor isolate bLatDis1 chromosome 15, bLatDis1.hap1, whole genome shotgun sequence, a single genomic window includes:
- the SLC27A4 gene encoding long-chain fatty acid transport protein 4, whose protein sequence is MLRLAAFAALLLFFRVSLELSWVQAIPALFIFYLGSGGWDFFLIFIKTIRRDVHTGLVLLRVKCQVWKHVREKNTIAKIFQKTASKYPEKTALIFQGTGESWTFRQLDEYSNRVANFFYSQGFRSGDVVALFMESRNQYVGLWLGLAKIGVETALVNSHLRMEALLHCITISNSKAVVFGVEMMEAMQEVQPSLEKSIHLYWSGEGNSESALPGAKHVDPLLQMAQKHQPTPPDKGFLDKLFYIYTSGTTGLPKAAIVVNCRYFRMSSLVFYGFRMRPDDVMYDCLPLYHAAGNIVGIGQCLLQGMTIVIRKKFSASHFWEDCVKYNCTIVQYIGEICRYLLNQPYQEAERQHRVRMALGNGLRASIWREFMARFGIAQVAEFYGATECNCSLGNFDNNVGSCGFNSRILPGVYPIGLVRVDEDTMELIRGPDGVCIRCKPGEPGQLVGRIVKSNPFQHFDGYLNKSATNKKIARDVLAKGDTAYLTGDVLVMDKYGYMYFRDRTGDTFRWKGENVSTTEVEGTLSHILNLTDVVVYGVEIPGIEGKAGMAAIADPENSCDLEGFASKLKKALPLYARPVFLRFLDKVSKTSTYKFQKVELRKQGFDPTVVKDRLYFLDSRQGRYLPLDQAAFDRIQSGQQKL, encoded by the exons ATGCTGCGCTTGGCTGCCTTCGCAgcgctgctgctgttcttcaggGTCAGTCTGGAGCTGTCCTGGGTCCAGGCCATCCCTGCTCTCTTCATCTTCTACCTGGGATCCGGCGGATGGgacttcttcctcatattcaTCAAGACCATACGAAGGGATGTCCA CACGGGCCTGGTCCTGCTGCGCGTGAAGTGCCAGGTATGGAAGCACGTGCGGGAGAAGAACACAATTGCCAAGATCTTCCAGAAGACAGCAAGCAAGTACCCGGAGAAGACAGCGCTGATCTTCCAAGGCACGGGCGAGAGCTGGACCTTCCGGCAGCTGGATGAGTACTCCAACAGAGTGGCCAACTTCTTCTACAGCCAAGGCTTCCGCTCGGGCGATGTGGTGGCTCTCTTCATGGAGTCCCGCAATCAGTACGTGGGGCTGTGGCTCGGCCTGGCCAAGATTGGGGTGGAAACGGCCCTTGTGAACTCCCACCTGCGCATGGAGGCCTTGCTGCACTGCATCACCATCTCCAACTCCAAGGCTGTGGTGTTCGGGGTGGAGATGATGGAAG CAATGCAGGAAGTGCAGCCCTCCCTGGAGAAGTCCATCCATCTCTACTGGTCCGGGGAAGGGAACTCTGAGTCTGCGCTTCCTGGTGCGAAACACGTGGACCCCCTCCTACAGATGGCCCAGAAGCACCAGCCCACCCCCCCTGATAAGGGCTTTCTTG ATAAACTCTTCTACATCTACACCTCCGGCACAACGGGGCTGCCCAAGGCTGCCATTGTGGTGAACTGCCG GTACTTCCGCATGTCCAGCTTGGTTTTCTACGGTTTCCGCATGAGGCCCGATGATGTGATGTACGACTGCCTCCCGCTCTACCACGCTGCAG GGAACATCGTGGGGATCGGGCagtgcctgctgcagggcaTGACCATTGTCATCCGCAAGAAGTTCTCGGCCTCGCACTTTTGGGAGGACTGCGTCAAATACAACTGCACG ATTGTGCAGTACATCGGGGAGATCTGCCGCTACCTGCTCAACCAGCCCTACCAGGAGGCGGAGCGGCAGCACCGGGTGCGCATGGCGCTGGGCAACGGCCTGCGGGCCTCCATCTGGAGGGAGTTCATGGCCCGCTTCGGCATTGCCCAGGTAGCAGAGTTCTACGGGGCCACCGAGTGCAACTGCAGCCTGGGAAACTTCGACAACAAC GTTGGGTCGTGCGGCTTCAACAGCAGGATCCTACCAGGTGTGTACCCCATCGGCTTGGTGAGGGTGGATGAAGACACCATGGAGCTGATCCGGGGACCAGACGGTGTCTGTATCCGCTGCAAACCAG gggAGCCAGGCCAGCTGGTGGGCCGTATTGTCAAGAGCAACCCCTTTCAGCACTTCGATGGCTACCTGAATAAGTCAGCCACCAACAAGAAGATCGCCAGGGACGTGCTTGCAAAAGGGGACACTGCCTATCTCACAG GGGATGTCCTGGTGATGGACAAATACGGCTACATGTACTTCCGGGACCGCACCGGGGACACATTCCGCTGGAAGGGGGAGAACGTCTCCACCACAGAGGTGGAGGGGACGCTGAGCCACATCCTCAACCTGACAGACGTGGTGGTTTATGGGGTGGAGATCCCAG GGATTGAAGGGAAGGCAGGAATGGCAGCCATCGCCGACCCGGAGAACTCCTGTGACCTGGAGGGCTTTGCCAGCAAGCTGAAAAAGGCGCTGCCGCTGTACGCGCGTCCCGTCTTCCTGCGGTTCCTGGACAAAGTCTCCAAGACAA gCACTTACAAGTTCCAGAAGGTGGAGCTGCGGAAGCAGGGCTTTGACCCCACGGTGGTGAAGGACAGGTTGTACTTCCTGGACTCCAGGCAAGGTCGCTACCTGCCGCTGGACCAGGCAGCGTTCGACAGGATCCAATCGGGACAACAGAAGCTGTAA